Proteins from one Panicum virgatum strain AP13 chromosome 7K, P.virgatum_v5, whole genome shotgun sequence genomic window:
- the LOC120641891 gene encoding G-type lectin S-receptor-like serine/threonine-protein kinase At1g11410 isoform X3, producing the protein MAMAYFPAFIFLFMVCLCQSDDRLTPAKPLLPGDVLISEGGVFAIGFFSLKNSTSSSYVGIWYNNIPERTYVWIANRDNPITTNMPGKLVFTNSSDLVLLDSTGHTIWTTRNNFTAGGGETAAVLLDSGNLVIQSPNGTGIWESFHYPTDTIVPNVRFSLSSVDVTKRLVAWKGPNDPSSSNFSMGGDTSSDLQIVIWNGTRPHWRRAAWGGEAVFGKFQRNSNFVMSQTIVNTGDGYYFTVTVSVDAPSVRLTLDYTGMLNFQRWNSSTSSWTVFEKFPSPTCDRYAFCGPFGYCDSTEYVPTCKCLDGYEPIGLNFSQGCQRKEELKCGNGESFLTLPTMKTPDKFLYIKNRTFDQCTAECSHNCSCTAYAYANLKNVNTTLDQTRCLVWMGELVDVEKFDSTFGENLYLRVPRSPVSKKSTVLKIIVPVMATFLLLITCIWLVCKSRGKHQSKKVQKNLQCLNPSNEPGNENLEFPLVNFEDIITATNNFSDYKMLGKGGFGKVYKGMLEGGKEVAIKRLSKGSMQGAEEFRNEVVLIAKLQHRNLVRLLGFCIHEDEKLLIYEFLSNKSLDAFLFDATRKSSLHWPTRFKIIKGVARGLLYLHQDSRLTIIHRDLKASNILLDTDMCPKISDFGMARIFCASEQQVNTTRVVGTYGYMLPEYSMECSFFLSSLTFIALVF; encoded by the exons ATGGCCATGGCTTACTTCCCTGCTTTCATCTTCCTGTTCATGGTTTGTTTATGCCAATCCGATGACAGGTTAACGCCTGCAAAGCCACTCTTGCCTGGTGACGTGCTCATATCAGAAGGTGGTGTCTTTGCAATCGGTTTTTTCTCCCTGAAAAACTCAACTTCGAGCTCATATGTCGGCATATGGTACAACAACATCCCTGAGCGCACATATGTGTGGATCGCCAACCGTGACAACCCAATCACGACGAATATGCCTGGGAAGCTGGTTTTTACCAACAGTTCTGACCTTGTATTGTTAGACTCCACAGGCCACACTATCTGGACGACGAGAAACAACTTCACTGCAGGAGGCGGTGAAACTGCTGCAGTCCTGCTCGACTCGGGGAACTTGGTTATCCAGTCACCAAATGGCACTGGCATATGGGAGAGCTTCCATTATCCGACCGACACCATCGTCCCCAATGTAAGATTTTCATTGAGCTCGGTTGATGTTACTAAGCGCTTGGTTGCCTGGAAGGGGCCCAATGACCCGTCCAGCAGCAACTTCTCCATGGGTGGAGACACAAGCTCAGATCTCCAGATTGTCATTTGGAACGGGACAAGGCCACACTGGCGAAGAGCTGCATGGGGTGGTGAAGCGGTATTCGGCAAATTCCAGCGCAATTCCAACTTCGTAATGTCCCAAACAATAGTTAACACAGGGGATGGGTACTACTTCACAGTCACCGTCTCTGTTGATGCACCAAGTGTACGCTTAACTCTTGATTACACAGGCATGTTAAATTTCCAAAGATGGAACAGCAGCACATCCTCATGGACAGTCTTCGAAAAATTCCCCAGTCCAACCTGTGATAGGTATGCCTTTTGTGGCCCATTTGGCTACTGTGATAGCACTGAGTATGTTCCGACATGCAAGTGCCTCGATGGGTATGAGCCCATTGGTCTTAATTTTTCCCAAGGATGTCAGAGAAAGGAGGAGCTCAAATGTGGCAATGGAGAGAGCTTCTTGACCTTGCCCACCATGAAGACTCCTGACAAGTTCTTGTACATCAAGAACAGAACCTTCGACCAATGCACTGCAGAGTGCAGTCACAACTGCTCATGTACAGCGTATGCTTATGCTAACCTGAAAAATGTTAACACGACGCTGGACCAGACAAGGTGCTTGGTTTGGATGGGGGAGCTTGTCGATGTAGAGAAGTTTGATAGCACTTTTGGTGAGAACCTGTATCTCCGTGTTCCCAGGTCACCAG TAAGCAAGAAGAGCACTGTACTGAAGATCATAGTCCCAGTTATGGCTACTTTTCTTCTTCTAATCACATGCATATGGCTTGTCTGCAAGTCAAGAG GGAAACATCAAAGCAAGAAAGTTCAGAAGAATCTACAGTGCTTGAACCCTTCCAACGAACCTGGGAACGAAAATCTAGAATTTCCATTGGTTAACTTTGAAGACATCATCACTGCAACAAACAATTTTTCCGATTATAAAATGCTTGGGAAAggtggttttggaaaagtttacaag GGAATGTTGGAAGGTGGCAAGGAAGTTGCTATCAAAAGGCTTAGTAAGGGTTCTATGCAAGGGGCTGAGGAGTTTAGAAATGAAGTAGTTCTGATTGCCAAACTGCAGCACAGAAACTTGGTTAGACTTCTTGGTTTCTGCATTCATGAAGATGAGAAGTTACTTATCTATGAGTTCTTATCTAACAAAAGCCTGGATGCTTTCCTTTTTG ATGCTACAAGAAAATCTTCGCTGCATTGGCCAACCCGGTTCAAAATAATTAAAGGGGTGGCAAGAGGGCTTCTTTATCTCCACCAAGATTCAAGACTAACAATAATTCATAGAGATCTCAAAGCCAGCAATATCTTATTGGACACAGACATGTGTCCCAAGATATCAGATTTTGGTATGGCCAGGATTTTTTGTGCAAGTGAACAACAAGTAAACACAACACGAGTTGTTGGAACATA TGGTTACATGTTGCCTGAATATTCAATGGAATGTTCCTTTTTCCTATCAAGTCTGACATTTATAGCTTTGGTGTTCTAA
- the LOC120640352 gene encoding putative cysteine-rich receptor-like protein kinase 35: MLGAAISEVLVWTYKYRGTRRKKKVQKRLMLQYLRSTDETGDKNIEFPFISFHDIVVATDNFSDANMLGKGGFGKVYKGLLAGTNEVAVKRLSKSSGQGTQKFRNEVALIAKLQHKNLLRLLGCCIHEDEKLLVYEYLPNKSLDYFLFDSERNLMLQWPTRFKIIKGVARGMMYLHHDSRLTIIHRDLKASNILLDKEMIPKISDFGMARIFGGDQHEANTNRVVGTYGYMSPEYAMEGAFSVKSDTYSFGVLMLEIVSGLKTTSPYLIKDFPNLIVYAWNLWKDGNIEDLVGSSVKEDYSLDEVSRCIHIGLLCVQDSPNCRPLMSAVVFMLENKITPLPIPMCRSE, translated from the exons ATGCTCGGTGCAGCAATTTCTGAAG TCCTTGTCTGGACATACAAATACAGAG gcacacggcgaaagaAGAAAGTACAGAAGAGATTGATGTTACAATACTTGAGGTCTACGGACGAAACTGGGGACAAGAACATAGAGTTTCCATTTATTAGCTTCCACGACATTGTTGTGGCAACAGACAACTTCTCTGATGCCAATATGCTTGGGAAGGGAGGTTTCGGAAAAGTTTACAAG GGACTGTTGGCAGGCACCAATGAAGTAGCCGTCAAGAGACTTAGCAAGAGTTCTGGGCAAGGCACCCAGAAATTTAGAAACGAAGTAGCCCTGATTGCAAAATTGCAGCACAAAAACCTACTTAGGCTTCTCGGTTGCTGTATTCATGAAGATGAGAAGCTATTAGTCTACGAATACTTGCCCAACAAAAGCTTGGATTACTTCCTCTTTG ACTCTGAAAGAAACTTAATGCTTCAATGGCCGACAAGGTTCAAGATAATCAAGGGAGTAGCACGGGGAATGATGTATCTCCATCATGACTCCAGATTAACTATAATCCACAGAGATCTCAAAGCAAGCAATATTTTGTTAGATAAAGAGATGATCCCTAAGATATCAGATTTTGGCATGGCTAGGATATTCGGTGGCGACCAGCATGAGGCAAATACAAACAGGGTTGTTGGGACATA TGGTTATATGTCCCCTGAATATGCAATGGAAGGTGCATTTTCAGTCAAGTCAGACACCTACAGCTTTGGTGTTCTAATGTTGGAGATTGTAAGTGGTCTAAAGACCACCTCACCATATCTTATCAAGGATTTTCCTAACCTTATAGTCTAT GCATGGAACCTATGGAAGGATGGCAACATAGAAGATTTGGTGGGCTCATCTGTTAAGGAGGATTATAGCCTCGATGAAGTTTCGCGATGCATCCATATAGGACTTCTTTGTGTTCAAGACAGTCCGAACTGTAGGCCACTCATGTCAGCAGTTGTATTCATGCTCGAGAACAAAATCACGCCACTCCCGATACCAATGTGTAGGAGTGAATGA
- the LOC120641891 gene encoding G-type lectin S-receptor-like serine/threonine-protein kinase At1g11330 isoform X1, giving the protein MAMAYFPAFIFLFMVCLCQSDDRLTPAKPLLPGDVLISEGGVFAIGFFSLKNSTSSSYVGIWYNNIPERTYVWIANRDNPITTNMPGKLVFTNSSDLVLLDSTGHTIWTTRNNFTAGGGETAAVLLDSGNLVIQSPNGTGIWESFHYPTDTIVPNVRFSLSSVDVTKRLVAWKGPNDPSSSNFSMGGDTSSDLQIVIWNGTRPHWRRAAWGGEAVFGKFQRNSNFVMSQTIVNTGDGYYFTVTVSVDAPSVRLTLDYTGMLNFQRWNSSTSSWTVFEKFPSPTCDRYAFCGPFGYCDSTEYVPTCKCLDGYEPIGLNFSQGCQRKEELKCGNGESFLTLPTMKTPDKFLYIKNRTFDQCTAECSHNCSCTAYAYANLKNVNTTLDQTRCLVWMGELVDVEKFDSTFGENLYLRVPRSPVSKKSTVLKIIVPVMATFLLLITCIWLVCKSRGKHQSKKVQKNLQCLNPSNEPGNENLEFPLVNFEDIITATNNFSDYKMLGKGGFGKVYKGMLEGGKEVAIKRLSKGSMQGAEEFRNEVVLIAKLQHRNLVRLLGFCIHEDEKLLIYEFLSNKSLDAFLFDATRKSSLHWPTRFKIIKGVARGLLYLHQDSRLTIIHRDLKASNILLDTDMCPKISDFGMARIFCASEQQVNTTRVVGTYGYMSPEYAMEGSFSVKSDTYSFGVLLLEIVSGLKISSPHLIMNFPNLISYAWSLWRDGNAREFVDSSISESCSLQEVIRCIHLGLLCVQDHPNARPLMSSIVFMLENETTPLPTPKEPLYFTIRNYETDRSSEYIQRSLNKMSITTLEAR; this is encoded by the exons ATGGCCATGGCTTACTTCCCTGCTTTCATCTTCCTGTTCATGGTTTGTTTATGCCAATCCGATGACAGGTTAACGCCTGCAAAGCCACTCTTGCCTGGTGACGTGCTCATATCAGAAGGTGGTGTCTTTGCAATCGGTTTTTTCTCCCTGAAAAACTCAACTTCGAGCTCATATGTCGGCATATGGTACAACAACATCCCTGAGCGCACATATGTGTGGATCGCCAACCGTGACAACCCAATCACGACGAATATGCCTGGGAAGCTGGTTTTTACCAACAGTTCTGACCTTGTATTGTTAGACTCCACAGGCCACACTATCTGGACGACGAGAAACAACTTCACTGCAGGAGGCGGTGAAACTGCTGCAGTCCTGCTCGACTCGGGGAACTTGGTTATCCAGTCACCAAATGGCACTGGCATATGGGAGAGCTTCCATTATCCGACCGACACCATCGTCCCCAATGTAAGATTTTCATTGAGCTCGGTTGATGTTACTAAGCGCTTGGTTGCCTGGAAGGGGCCCAATGACCCGTCCAGCAGCAACTTCTCCATGGGTGGAGACACAAGCTCAGATCTCCAGATTGTCATTTGGAACGGGACAAGGCCACACTGGCGAAGAGCTGCATGGGGTGGTGAAGCGGTATTCGGCAAATTCCAGCGCAATTCCAACTTCGTAATGTCCCAAACAATAGTTAACACAGGGGATGGGTACTACTTCACAGTCACCGTCTCTGTTGATGCACCAAGTGTACGCTTAACTCTTGATTACACAGGCATGTTAAATTTCCAAAGATGGAACAGCAGCACATCCTCATGGACAGTCTTCGAAAAATTCCCCAGTCCAACCTGTGATAGGTATGCCTTTTGTGGCCCATTTGGCTACTGTGATAGCACTGAGTATGTTCCGACATGCAAGTGCCTCGATGGGTATGAGCCCATTGGTCTTAATTTTTCCCAAGGATGTCAGAGAAAGGAGGAGCTCAAATGTGGCAATGGAGAGAGCTTCTTGACCTTGCCCACCATGAAGACTCCTGACAAGTTCTTGTACATCAAGAACAGAACCTTCGACCAATGCACTGCAGAGTGCAGTCACAACTGCTCATGTACAGCGTATGCTTATGCTAACCTGAAAAATGTTAACACGACGCTGGACCAGACAAGGTGCTTGGTTTGGATGGGGGAGCTTGTCGATGTAGAGAAGTTTGATAGCACTTTTGGTGAGAACCTGTATCTCCGTGTTCCCAGGTCACCAG TAAGCAAGAAGAGCACTGTACTGAAGATCATAGTCCCAGTTATGGCTACTTTTCTTCTTCTAATCACATGCATATGGCTTGTCTGCAAGTCAAGAG GGAAACATCAAAGCAAGAAAGTTCAGAAGAATCTACAGTGCTTGAACCCTTCCAACGAACCTGGGAACGAAAATCTAGAATTTCCATTGGTTAACTTTGAAGACATCATCACTGCAACAAACAATTTTTCCGATTATAAAATGCTTGGGAAAggtggttttggaaaagtttacaag GGAATGTTGGAAGGTGGCAAGGAAGTTGCTATCAAAAGGCTTAGTAAGGGTTCTATGCAAGGGGCTGAGGAGTTTAGAAATGAAGTAGTTCTGATTGCCAAACTGCAGCACAGAAACTTGGTTAGACTTCTTGGTTTCTGCATTCATGAAGATGAGAAGTTACTTATCTATGAGTTCTTATCTAACAAAAGCCTGGATGCTTTCCTTTTTG ATGCTACAAGAAAATCTTCGCTGCATTGGCCAACCCGGTTCAAAATAATTAAAGGGGTGGCAAGAGGGCTTCTTTATCTCCACCAAGATTCAAGACTAACAATAATTCATAGAGATCTCAAAGCCAGCAATATCTTATTGGACACAGACATGTGTCCCAAGATATCAGATTTTGGTATGGCCAGGATTTTTTGTGCAAGTGAACAACAAGTAAACACAACACGAGTTGTTGGAACATA TGGTTACATGTCTCCTGAATATGCTATGGAAGGCTCATTCTCTGTCAAGTCTGACACCTATAGTTTTGGTGTTCTACTACTGGAGATTGTGAGCGGCTTAAAGATCAGCTCACCCCACCTCATAATGAACTTTCCAAACCTCATTTCTTAT GCATGGAGCTTATGGAGAGATGGAAATGCAAGGGAATTCGTGGACTCATCGATTTCAGAGAGTTGTTCACTTCAGGAAGTTATACGGTGTATTCACTTAGGTCTTTTGTGTGTCCAAGACCATCCAAATGCCAGGCCACTTATGTCGTCCATTGTTTTCATGCTGGAGAATGAAACAACCCCACTCCCTACCCCAAAGGAACCTCTATATTTTACAATCAGGAATTACGAAACTGATAGGTCAAGCGAATACATCCAAAGATCCCTGAATAAAATGAGTATCACAACTCTAGAGGCACGTTAG
- the LOC120641890 gene encoding transcription factor bHLH112-like: MGDHAEMLHAAPAVVYSGAGAGGAAPHGGGWWNAAVPAPTCSTDLAGFGTWSAALSASYDIAVEGGNKAKSATTASSESPGNNSSVTFQEPAGVADPVVGIGAAVHQQPLAAGYTDWTNNPYMSGGATLHGFLQDCHQDMSSRTEQQSPMAASSLVNPASNNLALQGHHQEQDHHHQQLLSSFGSDLLLSPTSPYGFQSSSLLRSLMEPTAPAAAKTALPGFQQYDQYGQQAAPAVARFAPGAIREPLQFTNDAPFWNSSAAGFGVPAAAAAPDHASVRSVKPSPAPRAATLALKTALEGVGESSSITTKKKANGEPAFKKPRLQTPSPLPTFKVRKEKLGDRITALQQLVSPFGKTDTASVLHETIEYIKFLHDQVGALSAPYLKNGHQVHVPQLQSSSPEKSKDSHGQISLKGRGLCLVPISSTFAVATSEVPVDFWTPFGANFR, translated from the exons ATGGGGGATCACGCCGAGATGTTGCATGCCGCTCCGGCCGTCGTGTatagcggcgccggcgccggcggcgctgccccTCATGGCGGCGGCTGGTGGAACGCGGCGGTGCCCGCGCCGACGTGCTCGACGGACCTGGCCGGGTTCGGCACGTGGTCGGCCGCCCTGTCTGCCAGCTACGATATAGCGGTCGAGGGGGGCAATAAGGCCAAGAGCGCCACCACGGCCTCGTCGGAATCGCCGGGGAACAACAGCTCCGTGACCTTCCAAGAACCGGCCGGCGTCGCCGATCCGGTCGTCGGCATCGGCGCCGCCGTGCACCAGCAGCCTCTTGCTGCTGGTTACACCGATTGGACAAATAATCCCTACAT GAGCGGTGGAGCAACTTTGCATGGGTTCCTGCAAGATTGCCACCAGGACATGAGCTcaagaactgagcagcagaGCCCCATGGCCGCATCAAGCTTGGTGAACCCTGCATCGAATAACCTAGCCCTGCAAGGTCACCACCAAGAACaggaccaccaccaccagcagctgctCTCCAGCTTCGGATCCGACCTGCTCCTGTCGCCGACCTCACCGTACGGCTTCCAGTCGTCGTCTCTGCTAAGAAGTCTCATGGAGCCGacagcaccggcggcggcgaagacaGCTTTGCCGGGGTTCCAGCAGTATGATCAGTACGGCCAGCAGGCGGCACCAGCAGTTGCGAGGTTCGCGCCGGGAGCTATCCGCGAGCCACTCCAGTTCACCAATGACGCGCCCTTCTGGAACTCTTCTGCTGCTGGGTTcggcgtgccggcggcggcggcggcgcctgacCATGCTAGCGTTCGTTCTGTCAAAccatcgccggcgccgcgtgCAGCAACCCTTGCATTAAAG ACTGCGTTGGAAGGAGTAGGGGAGTCTAGCTCAATCACCACCAAGAAGAAGGCTAACGGCGAGCCGGCGTTCAAGAAGCCGAGGCTCCAGACGCCGTCGCCATTGCCAACCTTCAAG GTTAGGAAGGAGAAGCTAGGGGACAGGATCACTGCACTCCAACAACTAGTCTCTCCTTTTGGAAAG ACGGATACTGCATCGGTGCTCCATGAGACCATCGAGTACATCAAGTTCCTCCACGACCAAGTTGGT GCCCTTAGTGCTCCATACTTGAAGAACGGCCATCAAGTGCACGTGCCCCAGTTGCAG AGCTCAAGTCCCGAGAAGTCCAAGGACAGTCATGGCCAGATATCACTCAAGGGCCGGGGGCTGTGCCTGGTCCCGATATCCAGCACGTTCGCGGTGGCAACAAGCGAGGTGCCCGTCGACTTCTGGACTCCATTTGGCGCCAACTTTAGGTAG
- the LOC120641891 gene encoding G-type lectin S-receptor-like serine/threonine-protein kinase At1g11330 isoform X2: MPGKLVFTNSSDLVLLDSTGHTIWTTRNNFTAGGGETAAVLLDSGNLVIQSPNGTGIWESFHYPTDTIVPNVRFSLSSVDVTKRLVAWKGPNDPSSSNFSMGGDTSSDLQIVIWNGTRPHWRRAAWGGEAVFGKFQRNSNFVMSQTIVNTGDGYYFTVTVSVDAPSVRLTLDYTGMLNFQRWNSSTSSWTVFEKFPSPTCDRYAFCGPFGYCDSTEYVPTCKCLDGYEPIGLNFSQGCQRKEELKCGNGESFLTLPTMKTPDKFLYIKNRTFDQCTAECSHNCSCTAYAYANLKNVNTTLDQTRCLVWMGELVDVEKFDSTFGENLYLRVPRSPVSKKSTVLKIIVPVMATFLLLITCIWLVCKSRGKHQSKKVQKNLQCLNPSNEPGNENLEFPLVNFEDIITATNNFSDYKMLGKGGFGKVYKGMLEGGKEVAIKRLSKGSMQGAEEFRNEVVLIAKLQHRNLVRLLGFCIHEDEKLLIYEFLSNKSLDAFLFDATRKSSLHWPTRFKIIKGVARGLLYLHQDSRLTIIHRDLKASNILLDTDMCPKISDFGMARIFCASEQQVNTTRVVGTYGYMSPEYAMEGSFSVKSDTYSFGVLLLEIVSGLKISSPHLIMNFPNLISYAWSLWRDGNAREFVDSSISESCSLQEVIRCIHLGLLCVQDHPNARPLMSSIVFMLENETTPLPTPKEPLYFTIRNYETDRSSEYIQRSLNKMSITTLEAR; the protein is encoded by the exons ATGCCTGGGAAGCTGGTTTTTACCAACAGTTCTGACCTTGTATTGTTAGACTCCACAGGCCACACTATCTGGACGACGAGAAACAACTTCACTGCAGGAGGCGGTGAAACTGCTGCAGTCCTGCTCGACTCGGGGAACTTGGTTATCCAGTCACCAAATGGCACTGGCATATGGGAGAGCTTCCATTATCCGACCGACACCATCGTCCCCAATGTAAGATTTTCATTGAGCTCGGTTGATGTTACTAAGCGCTTGGTTGCCTGGAAGGGGCCCAATGACCCGTCCAGCAGCAACTTCTCCATGGGTGGAGACACAAGCTCAGATCTCCAGATTGTCATTTGGAACGGGACAAGGCCACACTGGCGAAGAGCTGCATGGGGTGGTGAAGCGGTATTCGGCAAATTCCAGCGCAATTCCAACTTCGTAATGTCCCAAACAATAGTTAACACAGGGGATGGGTACTACTTCACAGTCACCGTCTCTGTTGATGCACCAAGTGTACGCTTAACTCTTGATTACACAGGCATGTTAAATTTCCAAAGATGGAACAGCAGCACATCCTCATGGACAGTCTTCGAAAAATTCCCCAGTCCAACCTGTGATAGGTATGCCTTTTGTGGCCCATTTGGCTACTGTGATAGCACTGAGTATGTTCCGACATGCAAGTGCCTCGATGGGTATGAGCCCATTGGTCTTAATTTTTCCCAAGGATGTCAGAGAAAGGAGGAGCTCAAATGTGGCAATGGAGAGAGCTTCTTGACCTTGCCCACCATGAAGACTCCTGACAAGTTCTTGTACATCAAGAACAGAACCTTCGACCAATGCACTGCAGAGTGCAGTCACAACTGCTCATGTACAGCGTATGCTTATGCTAACCTGAAAAATGTTAACACGACGCTGGACCAGACAAGGTGCTTGGTTTGGATGGGGGAGCTTGTCGATGTAGAGAAGTTTGATAGCACTTTTGGTGAGAACCTGTATCTCCGTGTTCCCAGGTCACCAG TAAGCAAGAAGAGCACTGTACTGAAGATCATAGTCCCAGTTATGGCTACTTTTCTTCTTCTAATCACATGCATATGGCTTGTCTGCAAGTCAAGAG GGAAACATCAAAGCAAGAAAGTTCAGAAGAATCTACAGTGCTTGAACCCTTCCAACGAACCTGGGAACGAAAATCTAGAATTTCCATTGGTTAACTTTGAAGACATCATCACTGCAACAAACAATTTTTCCGATTATAAAATGCTTGGGAAAggtggttttggaaaagtttacaag GGAATGTTGGAAGGTGGCAAGGAAGTTGCTATCAAAAGGCTTAGTAAGGGTTCTATGCAAGGGGCTGAGGAGTTTAGAAATGAAGTAGTTCTGATTGCCAAACTGCAGCACAGAAACTTGGTTAGACTTCTTGGTTTCTGCATTCATGAAGATGAGAAGTTACTTATCTATGAGTTCTTATCTAACAAAAGCCTGGATGCTTTCCTTTTTG ATGCTACAAGAAAATCTTCGCTGCATTGGCCAACCCGGTTCAAAATAATTAAAGGGGTGGCAAGAGGGCTTCTTTATCTCCACCAAGATTCAAGACTAACAATAATTCATAGAGATCTCAAAGCCAGCAATATCTTATTGGACACAGACATGTGTCCCAAGATATCAGATTTTGGTATGGCCAGGATTTTTTGTGCAAGTGAACAACAAGTAAACACAACACGAGTTGTTGGAACATA TGGTTACATGTCTCCTGAATATGCTATGGAAGGCTCATTCTCTGTCAAGTCTGACACCTATAGTTTTGGTGTTCTACTACTGGAGATTGTGAGCGGCTTAAAGATCAGCTCACCCCACCTCATAATGAACTTTCCAAACCTCATTTCTTAT GCATGGAGCTTATGGAGAGATGGAAATGCAAGGGAATTCGTGGACTCATCGATTTCAGAGAGTTGTTCACTTCAGGAAGTTATACGGTGTATTCACTTAGGTCTTTTGTGTGTCCAAGACCATCCAAATGCCAGGCCACTTATGTCGTCCATTGTTTTCATGCTGGAGAATGAAACAACCCCACTCCCTACCCCAAAGGAACCTCTATATTTTACAATCAGGAATTACGAAACTGATAGGTCAAGCGAATACATCCAAAGATCCCTGAATAAAATGAGTATCACAACTCTAGAGGCACGTTAG